ACCTTATGAACAAAAAGAAAAAAGTAGCCAAAAAGAAGGAAAGCTACTACTAACTAAAACATGAAAATCCGAGAAACGGATCTGTAGGACAGGACATTTTAACTTTGCAGAAATTAGGACATTTTAATCTTGCTATAACACCCCCTACACCTTTTCCTTGACTTCTCTCTGAAAAGGGTTAGATTTTTTAATTGATGAATCAAAACAAGTTCCTTTTCATCTTATCATGCTTACTTTTAGGCTTTGCCTCAATCCTTTCTCAGATAATCCTTTTTCGGGAGCTGCTTTCTGTCTTTTACGGCAATGAGCTATGCCTGGGGATTCTGCTCTTTGTCTGGCTTTTGTGGGTAGGGTTAGGAAGTAAACTGGGAAATGTCATCTTTGTCTCCAAAAACTTTCTTCTGAAGAATCTTTCTTTCTGGTATTTTCTCTTAGCCATTTTTTCAATCTTAACAATTATAGGAATAAGATACTCCAGAATACTACTGAATGTTCTTCCGGGTGAGATAATCGGATTTGTGCCGATGCTGATCTTCACTTTTCTTATTCTTGGTCCACTGTGTCTGATTTTGGGAATACTCTTTGTTCTGAACTCCACTGTATGGCACCTTGACCCCAAGTTGGGAAAGATGGTGACTAAAGTCTATCTCTGGGAATCACTAGGAGCTGGCCTGGGTGGATTTCTTGGAAGCTTAGTTTTAATTCCACATCTGTCTAACTTCTCTATTCAGGGCTGGCTTTTAATGGTTCTTTTGTTATTCTCCGTTTCACTTATGGTAAGTTTTTCCAAAAGAAAAAAAATCTTTTTTTGGCTTGTCGCTATTCTAGTAATTCTGGCTTTTAAGATGGGAAAACTGGATACCTACCTTGAAGGTAAATCCCTGAACAAGCTATGGAGGGGTCAGCCGGTCGTAAAATCGGTAGATTCAATTTACGGAAATTTAGTCGTCCTGAAAAATAAGGAGCAGATTTCCCTTTATGAAAATGGGTTGCTCTTATTTTCGTATCCAGACGAGTTTTCATCTGAAGAAGCCGTTCTTTATGCCTTAGCGGAACATCCTGAGCCTAAAAGATTACTGCTGATCGGTGGAGGAGCGGGTGGAGCGCTCACTCAAGCTCTGAAATATAAAGACCTGAGAATTGATTATGTGGAGTTAGATCCAAAGATTATCGAGCTGGGGGAAAGTTTTCTGCCAGAAGCAGAGGTCAGAGCCTTAGAGAATGATCGGGTAACTATTATTCATAAAGACGGAAGGCTTTTTGTCAGACAAAAGGCTGAGGAGGGAAAAGGGGGATACGATTTAATAGTCCTGAATCTTCCTGATCCGTATAACGCACAGCTTAATCGATTCTATACAAAGGAATTTTTTGGTTTGGTCAAAAAGCTCTTGTCCCAGGATGGCATTTTTTCCTTCCGGGCTACCTCCTCTGAAAATTATCTAAATCAGGAACAAGTTTCATATATTTCCAGCCTCTACCGCACGTTATCCTCAGAGTTCAAGTCAGTAATTGTGCTTCCCGGCTCAAATAACGTTTTTTTAGCCAGTCAGGGAGAAAATCTGACTTACGACTGGATGAAAATTACTAAGAGCCTGAAAAAGAAAAATATCCAGGCCACTTACATAAACGAGCATTTTTTGAGCAATCGTCTTTCTCCTGAAAGGATAGAATATCTTCTGGGCATCATCAAATCTACTAAAGGAAAGATAAATTACGACCTCAAGCCCATATCTTATTTCTACAACACTGTTTTGTGGAGCACACAGCTCAAATCTTTTGAAAAACCGGCTTTCAGTTTTCTGACTAAACTCGACCCGTTATGGTATTTCCTGGTTGGGTCAGCACTCTCTTTTTCTTTTTTGTTCTTGATCTTCAGACGAGAGAAGTTCGTTACGGGTCTTTCGTTATATGCCATATTTATTGCAGGGTTTTCCTCGATTATTTTAGAGATTTCTATCATCTTGATTTACCAGGTATTCTATGGATATGTTTATTCCAAGATAGGCATATTTCTGACCCTGTTTATGTTAGGGCTTTTTGCCGGAGCTTTATACATTGATAAAAGAAAAGGGGAGACAGGTATGAAGAATTTAAGCTGGTTGCAGGTGCTTCAACTCGTCTTAATCGCATTCTTTCTCCTGTTAATATCAAGTTTCTTTAGATTCAGGTTAAATCCTCACTTCCTTGAATTAATTCTTGGCGGGATGATTGTCTTCTCAGGTTTTATCGGAGGGGCAATCTTTACCTGCGCCAATCAACTCTACCTGCAAATAAGACAGGAGAAAAAAGCAGGCACCGGCTATGCGGTTGACCTTTTTGGGTCAGCCTTTAGCGCTATCTTAATCTCAGCTATCTTTATCCCTCTTTTAGGCATATCCTCGACCCTCTGGCTGATATTCCTTTTGAATTTTATCCTCTGGGGCTTTCTTTACCTCTCTTCCTTCAGAACGAAAACTGCACAACTGTAGTATTTTTGCACAGAGTTAAGTCTCAGACAGGCTGAAGATTAACCGTTTTAAAGGCTTCACTGTTCAAATATTGATATTGACAAAAGAGTATAATTTGTTAGATTTCGAGCAGAGATAGGATGTCTATTCTTGTCATAAACTATTTTTGGTGGAGGCTTTATGTTAGGTGAAAAAAAATATGGAATTATCGCTCTGGTATTAGCTTTAGCCGCGGTCGGAATAATCTGGATAGTGGGCTTAGGCCAGACTGGAGAGCAGACTCTTCAGGCTCAAGCCCAGCCGCAAAACAAAGATACCATAATGGAGTATAGTAAGCTCCTGGCACAGGTAGCTTACAGCATCAATGACCGGTACGTCGAAAACTTAAATCCAAAAGATTTAGGGTATGCCGGAATAAAAGGGATGTTAGATATTTTAGACCCTTTTTCAGATATGCTGGAGAAAAAGACCTTTAACCGGCTGATGGAGTTTACCCATGGGAAGTATGAAGGTCTGGGAATGACTATCGAGAAGAAAGATAAATATATAATCGTCGTTTCTCCGATGGAAGGGACACCAGCTTTCAGGATGGGGTTAAGAGCCGGAGACAAAATAATCGAGATCGACGGCAAATCGGCCTACGGGATGAGCTCTGAGGAGGCTTCAAATCTGATGAGAGGACCTGCTGGCACTAAGGTTACGCTGAAAATAAAAAGAGAGGGCATCGAAGAACCTTTAGATTACGAGATTGAAAGAGCGGTCATCGCGATAAAGAATGTTCCCTATTACGGAGTAGTTGGAGACGGGATCGGATATATCAGGCTTTCCAGATTCTCTGAAGATACCGGAAAAGAACTCAAAGAAGCTATCCGTGACCTCAAAACCAAGAATATCAAGGGACTGATTTTCGATCTTCGTTTTAATGGCGGAGGACTTCTGAATGAAGGGGTCGAGACCTCCAATCAGTTCTTAGATAAGGATAAGTTAGTAGTCTATACCCAAGGAAAAAAACCAGAAGATCTGATCAAATATTTCGCCAAAGAGGACGCTCTTTATCCTGACAAACCATTAGTGGTCCTGGTGGATGAGCAGACCGCCTCTGCCTCAGAGATCGTGGCTGGAGCCATTCAGGACTGGGACCGGGGTGTGATAATCGGTGATACCACTTACGGGAAGGGCCTGGTGCAGACCGTCCTGAACATGCCGGATGATGTCTACCTGAAATTGACCATTGCCAAATACTACATTCCCAGCGGAAGATGCATACAAAAGCCGGAAAAGTCCAAGAAAAATTTAGCCTTAGCTTTCTCAGACGAAGGGGCTGATAGTACCAAGGCAGATAGTACACAAAATGAAATCTTCCACACGAACGGAGGCAGGGTGGTGTATGGAGGTGGTGGGATTGTGCCGGATATTGTCATACCAGCAGAGAAATTCAAACCGATAGAGATGGATATGGAAAGACAGCAGCTTTTCTTCGATTTTGCGGTTAGGTACATTTCCCAGCATAAAGACCTACCCAGGGATTTTGAGGTAGACGATAAGATGATCTCTGATTTCAGGGGTTTTCTTAAAGAGAAGAACTTCACTTATCTCAACCAGGTTGAAGTTTCCCTTCAGGACATGGAAAAGAATATCAATTTAGAGAAGGACAAGGATTCTTTTGCTCCAGCTCTTGCGGAATTGAAAAAGGTAATTCTGAAGTCAAAGGAAAACGATTTTGATAACAGTCTGGATTATATAAAAAAGGCAATTAAAAGAGATCTCCTTTATAGTCTGTATGGAGAAAAAGCCTATTATGAAGGAATTCTTCTGAAAACTGATCCTGTCGTGAAGAAGGCTATAGATATATTGTCGAACAAATCTGAGTACAAAAAGTTTCTTAAGGGATAAGAATATCTCCATAAAAGGTGTAACATAAAAAGACCCCCTTGAAGTTCCATAGGGGGTCTTTTTTTTGAAGGTGCTCCGGTTCCCTAAAGCACAAAGAAGCATTGCTGAGTTAGGATTAGTCATCTATTAACAATATGGTGTGATTATTGATGTTATCTCAATAGTTAAAAGTATTACATTAAGTCAATTACGTAAAGAAAGAGTTCCGAAATAGTTGAATTTGGGAAGACTTTGGAGTGCGAACCTTTAGGTTTGCCAGAATAAATTCTCTTGTTTATCAAGAGGTTAAGGTAAAGCTAAAGTCTTCGCCAGGATCCTGTGGACAAGACCTTGATGGCTTTACACTCCACTATTTCTTCTCCAAATTTGACTTTTTTTAAAATCACAAAGAAATATTTTGAAAGTCTAAGAGTAGAATGGAGCTAACAATAAGACCAGAGGATACTTAAAAGACTTATTTTGTCCGCTTTTTATTAATTTCAAGAGGCTTATTGCCATACTTTTTTTGCCGATAAAAAGATTGAGATTTATTTTCTTTTAGAGAGAAAAAACTTGCATTTTTTTGAATCGGCT
The sequence above is a segment of the Candidatus Zixiibacteriota bacterium genome. Coding sequences within it:
- a CDS encoding S41 family peptidase — encoded protein: MLGEKKYGIIALVLALAAVGIIWIVGLGQTGEQTLQAQAQPQNKDTIMEYSKLLAQVAYSINDRYVENLNPKDLGYAGIKGMLDILDPFSDMLEKKTFNRLMEFTHGKYEGLGMTIEKKDKYIIVVSPMEGTPAFRMGLRAGDKIIEIDGKSAYGMSSEEASNLMRGPAGTKVTLKIKREGIEEPLDYEIERAVIAIKNVPYYGVVGDGIGYIRLSRFSEDTGKELKEAIRDLKTKNIKGLIFDLRFNGGGLLNEGVETSNQFLDKDKLVVYTQGKKPEDLIKYFAKEDALYPDKPLVVLVDEQTASASEIVAGAIQDWDRGVIIGDTTYGKGLVQTVLNMPDDVYLKLTIAKYYIPSGRCIQKPEKSKKNLALAFSDEGADSTKADSTQNEIFHTNGGRVVYGGGGIVPDIVIPAEKFKPIEMDMERQQLFFDFAVRYISQHKDLPRDFEVDDKMISDFRGFLKEKNFTYLNQVEVSLQDMEKNINLEKDKDSFAPALAELKKVILKSKENDFDNSLDYIKKAIKRDLLYSLYGEKAYYEGILLKTDPVVKKAIDILSNKSEYKKFLKG
- a CDS encoding fused MFS/spermidine synthase; protein product: MNQNKFLFILSCLLLGFASILSQIILFRELLSVFYGNELCLGILLFVWLLWVGLGSKLGNVIFVSKNFLLKNLSFWYFLLAIFSILTIIGIRYSRILLNVLPGEIIGFVPMLIFTFLILGPLCLILGILFVLNSTVWHLDPKLGKMVTKVYLWESLGAGLGGFLGSLVLIPHLSNFSIQGWLLMVLLLFSVSLMVSFSKRKKIFFWLVAILVILAFKMGKLDTYLEGKSLNKLWRGQPVVKSVDSIYGNLVVLKNKEQISLYENGLLLFSYPDEFSSEEAVLYALAEHPEPKRLLLIGGGAGGALTQALKYKDLRIDYVELDPKIIELGESFLPEAEVRALENDRVTIIHKDGRLFVRQKAEEGKGGYDLIVLNLPDPYNAQLNRFYTKEFFGLVKKLLSQDGIFSFRATSSENYLNQEQVSYISSLYRTLSSEFKSVIVLPGSNNVFLASQGENLTYDWMKITKSLKKKNIQATYINEHFLSNRLSPERIEYLLGIIKSTKGKINYDLKPISYFYNTVLWSTQLKSFEKPAFSFLTKLDPLWYFLVGSALSFSFLFLIFRREKFVTGLSLYAIFIAGFSSIILEISIILIYQVFYGYVYSKIGIFLTLFMLGLFAGALYIDKRKGETGMKNLSWLQVLQLVLIAFFLLLISSFFRFRLNPHFLELILGGMIVFSGFIGGAIFTCANQLYLQIRQEKKAGTGYAVDLFGSAFSAILISAIFIPLLGISSTLWLIFLLNFILWGFLYLSSFRTKTAQL